From the genome of Croceibacterium atlanticum:
CGAAGCCCATTGACCAGCGATCAATCTCATCAAGGAGCTTTTCCTTCTGCGCATTCCGGTGCGCTTCGGATTCCAGATCCTTGTCGCTGTTGAACGCGGGGTCGCCGGTCCATTCCACGAATCTTTTCCACCCGTCCCCGGACGGCGGCACGCTGAGCATCCAATAACCATCGGCACAGGGAAACGCGCCCGAAACCGCCGTCACCGCGCCACGATAGCCCATGCGCTCAGCCACCTTGCCCAGAGCCGTATAGCCCACCATGGCCTGTTCCATCATCGAGATCAGGCATTCGGTTTCGGACACGGTTATGCGATGTCCCCCCGCATTGTCTTCACCCGCCAGAAGTGCGGCAGAAGCCGCAAGCGCGACATGCAGGCCGGTAATGGCGAAAGCCACGTGTCCGCCCGGGACATAGGGGCGCTCTCCCGGCTGGCCGGTGATGGAAAGAAGGCCGCTGCGCGCGACCGTGCACAATTCCCCCATTTCGCTCGTCACATCTATGAAGACGAGATCGGGTTGGGCGGCGAAGAGATCGGCTTCCGCCACCGGACAGGAATCGCTGGCGATCATCACGTCGCAACCGCGCACAAGCTCAAGCAGGATATCCTTGCCCGCATCGCTTTCCAGATCCAGCGAAACGCTGCGCTTTCCCGCATTCAGGAACAGGTGGTTCGCCCCTGATTCCAGCACCGGCGCGCCGTCGACAAAGGGGCCCTGCCGCCGCAAGGCATCCCCTCGCGGACATTCGACGCGGATCACGTCATGGCCGGCTTCCGCCAGCAGCCTGGTTGCATAAGCGGCATTCGCCGGCGCGAGATCCAGAATACGTGCCATCAGGCACCCTTCCCGGCACCTTGCGGGGCAGGGGCCGGCTTGAGGTGGGCAATGGTCTGGAGCCGGCGAAAAACAACTTCGCCCGCTTCATCCAGAAGCCGTTCTTCCCGCTGGGAAAAGATAGTGGTGTTGCCGCTCCTTCCCTTTCGGGCGAAGATGTCCACGACATCGCATTCGATAAACAGCGGTGTGTCGAGATATACGGGGGCAAGCCATTCGGATTCGCTGCCGGCATTACGGGCTTCCGTATAGCCGGCAGGCATGGGAAGGCTCAGCCAGGGATCGGTCCATTCGCCCCCCTCTCCCCCAACTCTGCGGAAGACTTCATGCACCACCATTGGCGGCACCACCCTGCCGCTATAACCTGCGGCACGAGCATATTCCTCGTCAAACCAGAGCGGGTTGTAATCGCCGGTCGCCCGCGCAAAGCGGCGCACTTCGGAACCCGATATCGGTTCAGGCACCTTTATCCTGCCGATGCCGCGCCCGATCCAGGCCCGCAATTCCGGACCAATGAGATCTTCATCCTCTGCCATGTCCCCACTTTCTAATGAAAGGCGCCTTCGCGCTCGAACTCCGCGAAATCTGCCGCAGCCAGACTGATCCAGTCTTCAAGCACCGCCTCTGTATGCTCGCCCATCGCCGGTGCGGGCCGCAGGGCTTCCTTCAGCCGGGGCCAGGAAACCGGAAGGCCGGTGACACGCCGCTCGCTATCTTGCGGGTCGTCTATCGGGCGGAAAACCGCGCCCGCCTCGTCAAGGTCCATCACATCGGGGATGCGGTTCATGCGCGCTGCCGGAACGCCCGCCTCGATCAGCCTTCGCTCGACCTCGCGACTGTCCAGCAAGCTCGTCCATTCCTCGATCGCGCAGTCGAGATCGCTCGCCGCGGCCTGCCGCCCGCGCGCCTGCATGAAGCGCTCTTCATGCAGCAGCCCCTCCCCTCCGATCACGCCGAGCAGCGCGCGCCACTGATCATCGTCCTCGATCGTAATCGCGCACCATTCATCTTTTCCCGCGCAACGATAAACGCCCTGCGGCGAATGCGCGCTGCACCGATTACCCGGCCGGGATAGCGGGCGCTGGTTGATCGAACATGCGGTGATCAGCCCGCCAATCGTGGAGGCGCTGCATTCGAACTGGCTGATATCGAGATTGGCCCCTTCCCCAGTGCGCCTGCGGCTGGCCAATGCCTCGGTTACGGCAAAGCAGCCGTGAATTCCGCCGATATAGTCGTTCCAGGAATTGGCGATCGCCACCGGCGGATCCCCTTCCGACCCGGTTGCCAGCATCAGCCCGGAATGCGCCTGGAGATTCATGTTCATGCTGATCCAGTGCTGGCGCGGGCCCGAATGGCCGTATCCCGACAGGCTCAGATAGATCAGGCCCGGATTTGCACTGGCCAGCGCATCGTAATCCAGGCCAAGCCGTCCCATCACGCCGCTGCTGAAATTCTCGACGATCACATCCGCATTCGAGGCGAGCATGAAGGCGACCTTCCTGCCTGCATCGGTTTTCAGGTTCAGCGTGATCGATCGCTTGCTGCGATTGGTGTTGAGATAAAGCGGCGGCCGGTCCCGCCGCCCCGGCGGATTCTCGCCCGGCCGAAGCGCACCGAGCATGTCCGGCCTGGAACGGCTTTCAACCTTCACCACATCGGCCCCGAGATCGGCCAGCAACCTCGTACAATAAGGACCGGCCAGGATGTGACTGAAATCAAGTACGCGTATACCTTCAAGGGGGGATACGCGTTTGGATTCGGCCATTACAGGCGTGGCTTTCCTGTCACTTGCAGAACTGCCAGCAGTCATGCCCGAGCTTCCGCTTGTCCGTTATTCCTCATGCTGAAAAATCTACAGTCGCGCCTGCTGACTGACTAATTCAATCTCCAGAGCGCTCATAATTCAGCCCTATCGCCGGACTTGCCAGTTCAACGGCATGTGGACTTTCCGGGCGGAAAGCTGCCCCGTGGCGGCGGCGCGAATATTGACGGGTAGCGGAGAAGATCGGGCAGACCGATCCAATGACTTCAGCCCAAACTAGGCAGCAACCAGCACGAAATCCCATTCGACGTGCCAGAAAGGTGCCGCCAAACCGTATTTTTCAGCCAGCGCCTGATCTTCGACCCTGCGGAAATCGGCAATCAGCGATTTCTTCACGCCGAAGACGGGATCCGAGGCAAGGAAGGGACAATCAGGGGCGAAGATATGGGTAGTGACAGTCTGGAATCCTTCGCCGCGAACGATGAAGTGAATATGCGCGGGCCGGTTGGGGTGCCGCCCCAACGCCGTCAGCAGCCTGCCGACAGGGCCATCATGGGGAATGGGATAGTGGCGCGGCTTTACGCTCTTTAGCCAATATTCGCCTTGCTCATCGGTAGTGAACACGCCGCGCAGATTGTAGTCGGGCTGGATGCCCTTCTGCTGCACGTCATAAAACCCTTCGTCATTGGTTTGCCAGACATCCACTTCGGCACCGGCAACGGGCCTTCCCGCTTCGTCCACCACCCTGCCGCTGATCACCAGCGGTTCGCCTTTACCGTCGAGACAGATGTTGTGCCCATTGGGATAGTGCGGGGAATTCTGGACGTAGAATGGCCCGAGAACGGTGTTGGCCGTCGCTGCTTCGGGCCGCTCGTTCGAAACGGCATCCACCAGCATGGATACGCCCAGCACATCCGAAAGCAGGATGAATTCCTGCCGCCAGTCAGTGCACATATGCCCGACATCGGTGAGGAAACGGATCCCTGCCAT
Proteins encoded in this window:
- a CDS encoding CaiB/BaiF CoA transferase family protein encodes the protein MARILDLAPANAAYATRLLAEAGHDVIRVECPRGDALRRQGPFVDGAPVLESGANHLFLNAGKRSVSLDLESDAGKDILLELVRGCDVMIASDSCPVAEADLFAAQPDLVFIDVTSEMGELCTVARSGLLSITGQPGERPYVPGGHVAFAITGLHVALAASAALLAGEDNAGGHRITVSETECLISMMEQAMVGYTALGKVAERMGYRGAVTAVSGAFPCADGYWMLSVPPSGDGWKRFVEWTGDPAFNSDKDLESEAHRNAQKEKLLDEIDRWSMGFAKLDLVTQGQERRIPATPVATPMELLDDPQLVARGYLRGMSHPLLGQVRLPVGAIAVAKGDAIARAPMLGEHTAEILAELGYSDAQRSALIEMAVI
- a CDS encoding MaoC family dehydratase, coding for MAEDEDLIGPELRAWIGRGIGRIKVPEPISGSEVRRFARATGDYNPLWFDEEYARAAGYSGRVVPPMVVHEVFRRVGGEGGEWTDPWLSLPMPAGYTEARNAGSESEWLAPVYLDTPLFIECDVVDIFARKGRSGNTTIFSQREERLLDEAGEVVFRRLQTIAHLKPAPAPQGAGKGA
- a CDS encoding CaiB/BaiF CoA transferase family protein; the encoded protein is MAESKRVSPLEGIRVLDFSHILAGPYCTRLLADLGADVVKVESRSRPDMLGALRPGENPPGRRDRPPLYLNTNRSKRSITLNLKTDAGRKVAFMLASNADVIVENFSSGVMGRLGLDYDALASANPGLIYLSLSGYGHSGPRQHWISMNMNLQAHSGLMLATGSEGDPPVAIANSWNDYIGGIHGCFAVTEALASRRRTGEGANLDISQFECSASTIGGLITACSINQRPLSRPGNRCSAHSPQGVYRCAGKDEWCAITIEDDDQWRALLGVIGGEGLLHEERFMQARGRQAAASDLDCAIEEWTSLLDSREVERRLIEAGVPAARMNRIPDVMDLDEAGAVFRPIDDPQDSERRVTGLPVSWPRLKEALRPAPAMGEHTEAVLEDWISLAAADFAEFEREGAFH
- a CDS encoding intradiol ring-cleavage dioxygenase; translation: MSNLDIAAENPYFDQARSAALVNGRMGEQTPERLREIMTVLVNHLHAAIKEAEITEEEWMAGIRFLTDVGHMCTDWRQEFILLSDVLGVSMLVDAVSNERPEAATANTVLGPFYVQNSPHYPNGHNICLDGKGEPLVISGRVVDEAGRPVAGAEVDVWQTNDEGFYDVQQKGIQPDYNLRGVFTTDEQGEYWLKSVKPRHYPIPHDGPVGRLLTALGRHPNRPAHIHFIVRGEGFQTVTTHIFAPDCPFLASDPVFGVKKSLIADFRRVEDQALAEKYGLAAPFWHVEWDFVLVAA